A stretch of DNA from Synechococcus sp. PROS-9-1:
GCCAGTCCGCTAAGGAATGGCGAGCCTGCGGAGCCCTGATCGCCTGTGCGTTGGCGTTCAGCTTGATGACCGTTTGCGTGAAACACCTGGGGGGAAGGCTTCCAGTCGCAGAGGTCGTGCTGGTGCGCTCCTTGATCAGCATTGCCATCACCCTGGCGATGTTGCGTCGTCTCAAGGTCTCGCCCTGGGGAGAACAGCGTGGATTGTTGTTGATCCGTGGGGGCTTAGGGACTGCAGCCTTGTTGTGTTTCTTTGAGGCCCTCGCTCGGCTTCCACTCGCAGCAGCAACCCTGCTGCAGTACACCTATCCAACTCTGACGGCACTGGCGGCATGGCTGCTTTTAGGCGAGACCATCCGACGCCGGATCGGCATCGCTGTGTTGTTAGGCCTGCTGGGGGTCACGTTGGTGGTTCAGCCGGAATGGGTAGGGGGCACGATGGGAAGCCTGCCCGCCATGGCGGCTCTGATTGGCCTAGGCGGAGCGTTACTGACGGCACTGGCTTACGTGAGTGTGCGCCAGCTATCGGTTCAAGAGCACCCTCTAGTCATCGTCTTTTACTTCCCCTTGGTGTCGGTGCCAGCAACCCTGCCCTTGCTCTGGGGGCAGGCCGCGCTGTGGCCCAATCCAACCGAGTGGGTCTGGCTGATCGGGGTTGGGTTGTGCACTCAGATCGGGCAGATTTGGTTAACCGAAGGCCTATCCGCCCTACCTGCAGCACGCGCCACCTCCATTAATTACGTCCAAGTGGTGTTTGCCTCACTGTGGGGCGTGCTGTTTTTTGCCGAACCGATAACGGGCGCCGTAGTGCTTGGAGCCTTGTGCGTCTTGGGCGCCACGCTGATCAGCCTGAGCGCCAGGACGGCTCGAAAAGCAGAAACCTGAATCCTTTCAAGCCCAGAATCAGAGCGAATCAATCGGCAAAGGATGGGTGATCCAATCTTGAGACGTTCCATCACTCGAGCCAACCGGCTGGGCTAGACGCCAACTTTGGCCGCGTTCACCTCGCTCTAAGAAGAGCTCAAAAGGACTATCAACTCGCACTGAATCAGCGGGAAGCCTCCAATCGAAGCGCCCGGTGAGATGAATTCCACGTTGC
This window harbors:
- a CDS encoding DMT family transporter → MQGLLGAIRGSQSAKEWRACGALIACALAFSLMTVCVKHLGGRLPVAEVVLVRSLISIAITLAMLRRLKVSPWGEQRGLLLIRGGLGTAALLCFFEALARLPLAAATLLQYTYPTLTALAAWLLLGETIRRRIGIAVLLGLLGVTLVVQPEWVGGTMGSLPAMAALIGLGGALLTALAYVSVRQLSVQEHPLVIVFYFPLVSVPATLPLLWGQAALWPNPTEWVWLIGVGLCTQIGQIWLTEGLSALPAARATSINYVQVVFASLWGVLFFAEPITGAVVLGALCVLGATLISLSARTARKAET